In Deinococcus maricopensis DSM 21211, one genomic interval encodes:
- a CDS encoding aminopeptidase yields the protein MNNLTFEQKLENYARLAVEVGAGLRAGQRLLIQSPVDAAPFARAIVRAAYAAGASFADVRWDDDAVVLARFQDAPDGTFETISQWRVDAENEVADAGGAVISIRATDPNLLGGVDAERVSTYNRTLAAYRKPYSRKVMSNLLNWNLVSAPIPAWAQMMFPDDSPEEAVRKQWDAIFAATRADQPDPVGAWREHLGNLKARREKLTAKQYAAVRFRGGGTDLTVGLADDHIWGAGSALTPSGIEFTANIPTEEVWTAPHRERVDGVVVSTKPLSYQGVLIDGIRIRFEGGRIVEATATQGEATLKRMIETDEGSHRLGEVALVPNSSPISTSGLFFYNTLYDENAASHIAIGAAYRTNVRGGEGMTPEEFMAKGGNESLTHVDWMIGSAEMDVDGILRDGSHEPVMRAGEFVL from the coding sequence ATGAACAACCTCACGTTCGAACAGAAGCTGGAGAATTACGCTCGGCTGGCGGTCGAGGTCGGCGCGGGCCTTCGCGCGGGGCAGCGGCTGCTGATTCAGTCACCGGTGGACGCGGCGCCGTTCGCGCGCGCGATCGTGCGCGCGGCGTACGCGGCAGGCGCGAGCTTCGCGGATGTCCGCTGGGACGATGACGCTGTGGTTCTCGCGCGCTTCCAGGACGCGCCGGACGGCACGTTCGAGACGATTAGTCAGTGGCGGGTCGACGCGGAGAATGAGGTGGCGGACGCCGGTGGTGCCGTCATCAGCATTCGCGCGACGGACCCGAACCTGCTGGGCGGCGTGGACGCGGAACGCGTGAGCACCTACAACCGGACGCTCGCCGCGTACCGCAAGCCGTACAGCCGCAAGGTCATGTCGAACCTGCTGAACTGGAACCTCGTGAGCGCGCCGATTCCGGCGTGGGCGCAGATGATGTTCCCGGACGATTCGCCCGAAGAGGCGGTGCGTAAGCAGTGGGACGCGATTTTCGCGGCGACGCGCGCGGATCAGCCGGACCCGGTTGGGGCGTGGCGTGAGCACCTCGGGAACCTGAAGGCGCGCCGGGAGAAGCTGACGGCGAAGCAGTACGCCGCGGTGCGGTTCCGTGGTGGCGGGACGGACCTGACGGTGGGGCTCGCGGATGATCACATCTGGGGTGCGGGCAGTGCGCTTACGCCGAGCGGGATTGAGTTCACGGCGAACATCCCGACGGAGGAAGTGTGGACGGCGCCGCACCGTGAGCGCGTGGATGGCGTGGTGGTGAGCACGAAGCCGCTGTCGTACCAGGGCGTGCTGATTGACGGGATTCGGATTCGCTTTGAGGGGGGCCGCATTGTGGAGGCGACGGCCACGCAGGGTGAGGCGACGTTGAAGCGCATGATCGAGACGGACGAGGGCAGCCACCGTCTGGGTGAGGTGGCGCTGGTGCCGAACAGCAGCCCGATCAGCACGTCGGGGTTGTTCTTCTACAACACGCTGTATGACGAGAACGCGGCGTCGCACATTGCGATTGGCGCGGCGTACCGCACGAACGTGCGCGGCGGGGAAGGCATGACGCCGGAGGAGTTCATGGCGAAGGGCGGGAACGAGAGCCTGACGCACGTGGACTGGATGATCGGCAGCGCGGAGATGGACGTGGACGGCATCCTGCGGGATGGCAGCCACGAGCCGGTGATGCGCGCGGGCGAGTTCGTGCTCTGA
- a CDS encoding DUF2382 domain-containing protein produces the protein MAYLTTLSDLSRERNYNLHEDGLMDPVGQHAYAGTQRIGTVRDALVDANDARLRYLIVDLNGEYGDRGVIVPIGFASIENDGIHFDTLTREQIAELHHYHDNELYSYDAQVSDERVLRGQEYTGSIGYREDASAEQRYNYRDEDTSDRFFKTPERLQLLEERLRVDKERYRAGAVEIGKHVETRQEHVNVPVSHEEVVIERHAVSGAQPVAGDVTLGADRETIRVDLEAERANVRKEAFVTEEVNVEKRSVAETQTVTETVGREVLDVNRTGDTTLRTEDAARDDTRDRH, from the coding sequence ATGGCTTACCTGACGACCCTGTCCGACCTCAGCCGTGAACGCAACTACAACCTCCATGAGGACGGCCTCATGGACCCCGTAGGCCAGCACGCCTACGCCGGCACGCAACGGATCGGCACCGTTCGTGACGCGCTGGTGGACGCGAACGACGCGCGGCTCCGGTACCTCATCGTCGACCTGAACGGCGAGTACGGTGACCGTGGTGTGATCGTCCCCATCGGGTTCGCGAGCATCGAGAACGACGGCATTCATTTCGACACGCTGACGCGTGAGCAGATCGCCGAGCTGCACCACTACCACGACAACGAGCTCTACTCGTATGACGCGCAGGTCAGCGACGAGCGTGTGCTGCGCGGGCAGGAGTACACCGGCAGCATCGGGTACCGCGAGGACGCCAGCGCCGAACAGCGCTACAACTACCGCGACGAGGACACCAGCGACCGGTTCTTCAAGACGCCGGAACGCCTCCAGCTCCTGGAGGAGCGCCTGCGGGTCGACAAGGAACGGTACCGTGCGGGCGCCGTCGAGATTGGCAAGCACGTCGAGACGCGCCAGGAACACGTGAACGTTCCCGTCTCGCACGAGGAAGTCGTGATCGAGCGTCACGCCGTGAGTGGCGCGCAGCCCGTGGCCGGGGACGTGACGCTCGGCGCGGACCGCGAGACCATCCGCGTGGACCTCGAAGCGGAACGCGCGAACGTCCGTAAGGAAGCGTTCGTGACGGAAGAAGTGAACGTCGAGAAGCGCAGCGTCGCGGAGACGCAGACCGTGACGGAAACCGTGGGCCGCGAGGTGCTCGACGTGAACCGCACCGGCGACACGACGCTGCGCACCGAGGACGCCGCCCGCGACGACACCCGCGACCGCCACTGA
- a CDS encoding WGxxGxxG family protein, protein MTQRMKHTLLALTLTFAATPAFAQDTTTTGTDTGTTQTTTNNDNDNDGFDWGWLGLLGLLGLAGLRRQEPPREVHLGGPTDGPRR, encoded by the coding sequence ATGACCCAACGCATGAAACACACGCTGCTCGCCCTGACGCTCACCTTCGCGGCCACGCCGGCCTTCGCGCAGGACACCACGACCACCGGTACGGACACGGGCACGACGCAGACGACCACCAACAATGACAACGATAACGACGGCTTCGACTGGGGCTGGCTGGGCCTGCTGGGGTTGCTGGGGCTCGCCGGGCTGCGCCGCCAGGAGCCGCCGCGCGAGGTGCACCTCGGCGGTCCGACGGACGGCCCCCGCCGCTGA
- a CDS encoding arginase family protein, with product MTHLPYGGIATFARARVAEPGGEWRADVGVLGVPFDIALGFRPGARFAPRALREASLRYALPPEGFYDLTRDAYRLAGVTLVDAGDVVLPSLEPELMRERTTVAARQVRARCRVPVFLGGDHSVTYPLLRAFDDVPDLHVVQLDAHLDFTDERNGTRYSNSSPFRRAAEDLPNLTHITTVGLRGLRFDAEAVSAARQRGHTLIPMHAVFADLDAVLAQLPTGQNVYISVDVDGFDPAVLPGTSSPEPDGFTYAQAMRVLAEVARRNTVVGLDVVELAPNLDPTGRSDLLCARLIMETLAEVFA from the coding sequence ATGACGCACCTCCCGTACGGCGGCATCGCCACCTTCGCGCGCGCGCGGGTGGCGGAGCCTGGCGGTGAGTGGCGCGCGGATGTCGGCGTGCTCGGCGTGCCTTTTGATATCGCCCTCGGCTTCCGGCCGGGCGCGCGCTTCGCGCCCCGCGCGCTGCGCGAGGCGAGCCTGCGCTACGCCCTCCCGCCCGAGGGGTTCTACGACCTCACCCGCGACGCGTACCGCCTCGCGGGCGTGACCCTCGTGGACGCCGGGGACGTGGTGCTGCCGTCGCTTGAACCGGAACTGATGCGCGAGCGCACCACGGTGGCCGCGCGGCAGGTGCGCGCGCGCTGCCGCGTGCCGGTGTTCCTCGGCGGGGACCACAGCGTGACCTACCCGTTGCTGCGCGCCTTCGACGACGTGCCGGACCTGCACGTCGTGCAGCTTGACGCGCACCTCGACTTCACGGACGAACGCAACGGCACGCGCTACAGCAACAGCAGTCCCTTCCGCCGCGCGGCCGAGGACCTGCCGAACCTGACGCACATCACGACGGTGGGCCTGCGCGGCCTGCGCTTCGACGCGGAAGCAGTGAGCGCGGCCAGGCAACGCGGCCACACCCTGATTCCCATGCACGCCGTGTTCGCCGACCTGGACGCGGTGCTCGCGCAGCTCCCCACCGGCCAGAACGTCTACATCAGCGTGGACGTGGACGGCTTCGACCCGGCCGTGCTGCCCGGCACGAGCAGCCCCGAACCGGACGGCTTCACGTACGCGCAGGCCATGCGCGTGCTCGCGGAGGTCGCGCGGCGCAACACCGTCGTGGGCCTCGACGTGGTGGAACTCGCGCCGAACCTCGACCCGACCGGCCGCAGCGACCTGCTGTGCGCGCGCCTCATCATGGAAACGCTCGCGGAGGTGTTCGCGTGA
- the hutH gene encoding histidine ammonia-lyase: MILDRTLTLPDFARVVRERADVTLSDAARDRIERARAVIERIVDGDAAVYGVNTGFGKFATVRVDRTQLAQLQHNLIVSHAIGVGAPLPEEVVRGMMLLRAQSLALGHSGVRVEVVELLLALLNAGAHPVIPAQGSVGASGDLAPLAHLALALIGEGELQHGGRVQPARAVLAALGLQPLSLQAKEGLALINGTQLMGSMLALGVLDARTLLRTANLAAAMTVEGMRGSHQPFRDDVVRLRPHPGALQVAADVRAHLAGSEIAPSHANCGRVQDAYSLRAVPQVHGATLDVIEHAERVLAVEFASVTDNPLIFPETGEVISGGNFHGQPLALTADALTVAVAELASISERRCEQLLNPALSGLPGFLAPEGGLNSGLMIAQYTAAALVSENKVLAHPASVDSIPTSANQEDHVSMGAHAVRKLRSVLENTGAVLGIELLCGAQALDFQMLLPGTGVQAARERIRAVAPAMPVDRYFKPDLDRVQALVQSGALVQDA, encoded by the coding sequence ATGATTCTGGACCGCACCCTGACCCTGCCGGACTTCGCGCGCGTCGTGCGCGAGCGCGCCGATGTGACCCTCAGCGACGCCGCCCGAGACCGCATCGAGCGCGCCCGCGCCGTTATTGAACGCATCGTGGACGGCGACGCCGCCGTGTACGGCGTGAACACCGGCTTCGGGAAGTTCGCGACCGTGCGCGTGGACCGCACACAGCTCGCGCAACTGCAGCACAACCTGATCGTGTCACACGCCATCGGCGTGGGCGCGCCGCTCCCCGAAGAGGTCGTGCGCGGCATGATGCTGCTGCGCGCCCAGTCCCTCGCGCTCGGCCACTCGGGCGTGCGCGTGGAAGTCGTGGAACTGCTGCTCGCGCTGCTGAACGCCGGCGCGCACCCGGTCATTCCGGCGCAGGGGAGCGTGGGCGCGAGCGGCGACCTCGCGCCGCTCGCGCACCTCGCGCTCGCGCTCATCGGCGAGGGCGAACTCCAGCATGGCGGGCGCGTGCAGCCCGCACGGGCCGTGCTCGCCGCACTCGGCCTGCAGCCGCTCAGCCTGCAGGCCAAAGAAGGGCTCGCGCTCATCAACGGCACGCAGTTGATGGGCAGCATGCTGGCGCTCGGCGTGCTGGACGCGCGCACGCTGCTGCGCACCGCGAACCTCGCAGCGGCCATGACGGTCGAAGGCATGCGCGGCAGCCACCAGCCGTTCCGGGACGACGTGGTCCGCCTGCGCCCCCACCCGGGCGCCCTGCAGGTCGCCGCGGACGTGCGCGCGCATCTGGCTGGCAGCGAGATCGCGCCGTCCCACGCGAACTGCGGGCGCGTGCAGGACGCGTACAGCCTGCGCGCGGTGCCGCAGGTGCACGGCGCGACCCTCGACGTGATCGAACACGCGGAGCGCGTCCTGGCGGTGGAATTCGCGTCCGTGACGGACAACCCGCTCATCTTCCCGGAAACAGGCGAGGTCATCAGCGGTGGGAACTTCCACGGGCAGCCACTCGCGCTCACGGCGGACGCCCTGACGGTGGCCGTCGCGGAACTCGCGAGCATCAGCGAGCGTCGCTGCGAGCAGCTGCTGAACCCCGCCCTGTCGGGCCTGCCGGGCTTCCTCGCCCCCGAAGGCGGCCTGAACAGCGGCCTGATGATCGCGCAGTACACCGCCGCCGCGCTCGTGAGCGAGAACAAGGTCCTCGCTCACCCGGCCAGCGTGGACAGCATCCCGACCAGCGCGAACCAGGAGGACCACGTCAGCATGGGCGCGCACGCCGTGCGTAAACTCCGCAGCGTCCTCGAGAACACGGGCGCGGTGCTGGGCATCGAGCTGCTGTGCGGCGCGCAGGCGCTGGACTTCCAGATGCTGCTTCCTGGCACGGGCGTGCAGGCCGCGCGTGAACGTATCCGCGCCGTGGCGCCCGCCATGCCGGTGGACCGCTACTTCAAACCGGACTTGGACCGCGTGCAGGCCCTCGTGCAGAGCGGCGCGCTCGTTCAGGACGCCTGA
- the cutA gene encoding divalent-cation tolerance protein CutA, whose translation MSLVVLVTLPPDAAHALARTLVEERVAACVNVVNEVHSVYRWAGEVAEDREALLLIKTTGERYPDLEARVRQLHPYEIPEIIALPMDRALPEFMGWLTESTSNV comes from the coding sequence ATGTCTCTGGTTGTGTTGGTGACGCTCCCACCGGACGCGGCGCACGCTCTGGCGCGCACGCTGGTGGAGGAGCGCGTGGCAGCGTGCGTGAACGTGGTAAACGAGGTGCACAGCGTGTACCGCTGGGCGGGCGAGGTCGCGGAGGACCGCGAGGCCTTGCTGCTCATCAAGACGACTGGGGAGCGCTACCCGGACCTGGAGGCGCGCGTCCGCCAGCTGCACCCGTACGAGATTCCTGAAATCATCGCGCTGCCCATGGACCGCGCCCTGCCGGAGTTCATGGGGTGGCTGACCGAAAGCACCTCGAACGTCTGA
- the lpdA gene encoding dihydrolipoyl dehydrogenase: MDFDVLVIGAGPGGYHAAIRAAQLGLKVACAEMDKVGGVCLNVGCIPTKALLHAGEQLAASRHAADFGLTFGETRMDISKLMGWKDGIVKKLTGGVSSLFKANKVTHLIGQASFVDANTVRVGDKTYTASSIIIATGSEPARLPGFDVDQDRVVDSTGALTITEVPERMLAIGGGVIGFEFAHVYTNLGSKVKVIEFLPNVIPGADADAVREFTKSMKKQGIEIATSTKANKLERKGNELHVEIENVQTGEKTTEVYDRVLVAVGRRPRTAGLNPEAAGVQVTDRGFITVDRQQRTNVPHIYAIGDVAGNPMLAHKAMKEGLVAAEVIAGKPAEQDAVAIPGVVYTSPELAWVGLTEAEAKEKGFQVKTGVFPLSASGRAMTLQSTDGFVKMVVEEGTDLLLGVHIVGPHASDLLGEAGLALEMAATATDIALTVHAHPTLGESVLEAAEAVHKQAIHIMNR; this comes from the coding sequence ATGGACTTTGATGTGCTCGTGATCGGTGCTGGCCCCGGCGGGTATCACGCCGCCATTCGCGCCGCGCAACTCGGCCTGAAGGTCGCGTGCGCGGAAATGGATAAGGTCGGCGGCGTCTGCCTGAACGTCGGCTGCATCCCCACGAAAGCCCTCCTGCACGCGGGCGAGCAGCTTGCTGCCAGCCGCCACGCGGCCGACTTTGGCCTGACGTTCGGCGAGACCCGCATGGACATCAGCAAGCTGATGGGCTGGAAGGACGGCATCGTCAAGAAACTCACGGGCGGCGTCAGCAGCCTGTTCAAGGCGAACAAGGTCACGCACCTGATCGGCCAGGCGTCCTTCGTGGACGCCAACACCGTGCGGGTCGGCGACAAGACGTACACCGCGAGCAGCATCATCATCGCGACCGGCAGTGAGCCCGCGCGCCTCCCCGGCTTCGACGTCGACCAGGACCGCGTCGTGGACAGCACCGGCGCGCTCACCATCACCGAAGTGCCGGAGCGCATGCTCGCCATCGGCGGCGGCGTCATCGGCTTCGAGTTCGCGCACGTGTACACCAACCTCGGCAGCAAGGTGAAAGTCATCGAGTTCCTGCCGAACGTCATCCCCGGCGCGGACGCCGACGCCGTGCGCGAATTCACGAAGTCCATGAAGAAACAGGGCATCGAGATCGCCACGAGCACCAAGGCGAACAAGCTCGAACGCAAGGGCAACGAGCTGCACGTCGAAATCGAGAACGTCCAGACGGGCGAGAAGACCACCGAGGTGTACGACCGCGTGCTCGTCGCCGTGGGCCGCCGCCCCCGCACGGCCGGCCTGAACCCCGAAGCGGCCGGCGTGCAGGTCACGGACCGTGGGTTCATCACCGTGGACCGTCAGCAGCGCACGAACGTCCCGCACATCTACGCCATCGGCGACGTCGCCGGGAACCCCATGCTCGCGCACAAGGCCATGAAAGAAGGCCTCGTGGCCGCGGAAGTCATCGCCGGCAAGCCCGCCGAGCAGGACGCCGTCGCGATTCCCGGCGTGGTGTACACCAGCCCGGAACTCGCGTGGGTGGGCCTCACCGAAGCCGAAGCGAAGGAAAAGGGCTTCCAGGTCAAGACGGGCGTGTTCCCGCTCAGCGCCTCCGGCCGCGCCATGACCCTGCAGAGCACCGACGGGTTCGTGAAGATGGTCGTCGAGGAAGGCACCGACCTGCTGCTCGGCGTGCACATCGTCGGGCCGCACGCCAGCGACCTGCTCGGCGAGGCCGGCCTCGCGCTCGAAATGGCCGCGACCGCCACGGACATTGCCCTGACGGTGCACGCGCACCCGACGCTCGGCGAGAGCGTCCTCGAAGCGGCCGAGGCCGTGCACAAGCAGGCCATTCACATCATGAACCGCTGA
- a CDS encoding APC family permease encodes MSTTTVKPRRTITPLALLFTALGSIIGSGWLFGAYNTAKIAGPAAVFAWVIGMVMMLTIALTYTELGAMYPESGGMGRYAQYSHGPFAGVLASWSNWLSMLAIPPIEAVASVQYMAGWSFPWAKGLVTNGTLTISGLIASTLFMVLYTLLNFWTVALFAKSNTFITVFKLVVPLLTAVCLIAFGFHPGNFTNADAGGFAPFGWAAVFTGVATSGIVFSFNGFQSPINLAGEAQRPGRSVPFAVIGGTLLAGLVYILLQIAFIGAADPAALAAGGWGKLTFESPFAELAVALGLNWLALTLYADAVISPSGTGITYTATSARALEALQRSGYLPRWVGQLHPVFGVPRNAMLLNLALSLGALYLFPNWEALAAVVSVTCVVGFLTGPVSAMTLRRTAPNAPRPLRLRGLPLIAPIAFVFASLLVYWSRWPLNGQIMLLVLIGVPIYLVVQARRGWQDTRAHLRSGAWLFTYLLLMTMVSYGGSEAFGGRGWLPYGVDMLIVAVLAVAFYAWGLRSGDPDAAHHGLTAHSGDPDAIPENHDR; translated from the coding sequence TTGAGCACAACCACCGTCAAGCCGCGGCGGACCATCACGCCGCTGGCCCTCCTGTTCACCGCCCTCGGGTCCATCATCGGTTCCGGGTGGCTGTTCGGCGCGTACAACACCGCCAAGATCGCCGGCCCCGCCGCCGTGTTCGCGTGGGTGATCGGCATGGTCATGATGCTGACCATCGCCCTCACCTACACCGAACTGGGCGCCATGTACCCCGAATCCGGCGGTATGGGCCGCTACGCCCAGTACTCCCACGGACCCTTCGCCGGCGTCCTCGCCAGCTGGTCAAACTGGCTCAGCATGCTCGCCATCCCCCCCATCGAGGCGGTCGCCAGCGTGCAGTACATGGCCGGGTGGTCGTTCCCATGGGCCAAGGGCCTCGTCACGAACGGCACCCTCACCATCAGCGGCCTGATCGCCTCCACGCTGTTCATGGTCCTGTACACCCTCCTGAACTTCTGGACGGTCGCGCTGTTCGCCAAAAGCAACACCTTCATCACGGTGTTCAAACTGGTGGTGCCGCTGCTGACCGCCGTGTGCCTCATCGCGTTCGGCTTCCACCCCGGCAACTTCACGAACGCCGACGCGGGCGGCTTCGCGCCGTTCGGGTGGGCGGCCGTGTTCACCGGCGTCGCCACCAGCGGCATCGTGTTCAGCTTCAACGGCTTCCAGTCCCCCATCAACCTCGCCGGCGAAGCGCAACGTCCGGGGCGCAGCGTCCCGTTCGCCGTGATCGGCGGGACCCTCCTCGCCGGCCTCGTGTACATCCTCCTGCAGATCGCGTTCATCGGCGCTGCCGACCCCGCCGCGCTCGCCGCGGGCGGCTGGGGCAAACTCACGTTCGAGTCGCCGTTCGCGGAACTCGCTGTCGCGCTCGGCCTGAACTGGCTCGCGCTCACGCTGTACGCCGACGCGGTCATCAGCCCCAGCGGCACCGGCATCACCTACACCGCCACCAGCGCCCGCGCGCTCGAAGCGCTGCAGCGCAGCGGCTACCTGCCCCGCTGGGTCGGGCAGCTGCACCCCGTGTTCGGCGTGCCCCGCAACGCCATGCTCCTGAACCTCGCCCTCAGTCTCGGCGCGCTGTACCTCTTCCCGAACTGGGAAGCGCTCGCTGCCGTCGTCAGCGTCACGTGCGTCGTCGGGTTCCTCACCGGCCCCGTCAGCGCCATGACGCTCCGCCGCACCGCCCCGAACGCCCCGCGACCCCTGCGCCTGCGCGGCCTGCCGCTCATCGCGCCCATCGCGTTCGTGTTCGCCAGCCTGCTCGTGTACTGGAGCCGCTGGCCCCTCAACGGCCAGATCATGCTGCTCGTCCTGATCGGCGTGCCCATCTACCTCGTCGTGCAGGCCCGCCGCGGCTGGCAGGACACCCGCGCGCACCTGCGCAGCGGCGCGTGGCTGTTCACGTACCTGCTCCTCATGACCATGGTCTCCTACGGCGGCAGCGAAGCGTTTGGCGGGCGCGGCTGGCTTCCGTACGGCGTCGACATGCTGATCGTGGCGGTCCTCGCCGTGGCGTTCTACGCCTGGGGTCTGCGCAGCGGCGACCCGGACGCCGCACACCATGGCCTCACCGCCCACAGCGGCGACCCGGACGCCATTCCCGAAAACCACGACCGCTGA
- the yidD gene encoding membrane protein insertion efficiency factor YidD, with protein sequence MNTTTLALRSIRGYQRYLSPLKGFRCAHAAYHGGLSCSAAISRIVEARGVLGGWPDIQAQFAACRAAHDALRASARVDTRGVFCCGPIPIPFRCG encoded by the coding sequence ATGAACACCACGACCCTCGCCCTGCGCAGCATCCGGGGCTACCAGCGTTACCTTTCGCCGCTCAAAGGCTTCCGGTGCGCGCACGCCGCGTACCACGGCGGTCTGTCATGTTCGGCCGCCATCAGCCGCATTGTGGAGGCGCGCGGCGTGCTCGGCGGATGGCCGGACATTCAGGCGCAGTTCGCCGCGTGTCGCGCTGCGCATGACGCCCTGCGTGCGTCCGCGCGTGTGGACACGCGCGGCGTGTTCTGCTGCGGTCCGATTCCCATCCCTTTTCGCTGCGGTTGA
- the hutI gene encoding imidazolonepropionase, whose amino-acid sequence MSATLFIGIAQLVTPGAGPQRGAAMRALTVTENAALLVQDGVIAWVGAAQDAPAASTTHDLGGVAVVPGLVDPHTHAVWAGDRLADFEARVNGVPYEQILARGGGIRSTMRATASARVDELVALARPRLHALARSGATTVEVKSGYGLAFDAELRMLQATRALQAEVNLTLVPTLLIHVPPTEGRDEYVRGVCEALIPQAARAGLASAVDVFCEREAFTVEETRRIFEAARTHGLRTKLHADQFHAIGGTELACELGALSVDHLEASGDAQVAALANAATVATVLPGVTLHLGLPAAPARPLIEAGACVAVGTDLNPGSSPTFSAQLALALGVRLNGLTPAEALTACTVNAAAALGLTDRGALAPGQRADFLTLHSRDWRDLAYTLGANPVRDVFVAGQPWKDNA is encoded by the coding sequence GTGAGCGCCACGCTGTTCATCGGCATCGCGCAGCTCGTCACCCCGGGGGCCGGGCCGCAGCGGGGCGCGGCCATGCGCGCCCTGACCGTCACCGAGAACGCCGCCCTGCTCGTGCAGGACGGTGTGATCGCCTGGGTCGGGGCCGCGCAGGACGCCCCCGCAGCCTCGACCACGCATGACCTGGGCGGCGTGGCGGTCGTACCGGGCCTCGTGGACCCGCACACGCACGCCGTGTGGGCCGGAGACCGCCTCGCAGACTTCGAGGCGCGCGTGAACGGCGTGCCGTACGAGCAGATTCTCGCGCGTGGCGGCGGCATCCGCAGCACCATGCGCGCCACCGCGAGCGCGCGCGTGGACGAACTGGTCGCCCTGGCCCGTCCGCGCCTGCACGCGCTCGCCCGCTCGGGCGCGACGACGGTGGAGGTGAAGAGCGGGTACGGCCTCGCGTTCGACGCGGAACTCCGCATGCTGCAGGCCACCCGGGCGCTTCAGGCCGAGGTGAACCTCACGCTCGTGCCGACGCTGCTGATTCACGTGCCGCCCACCGAAGGGCGTGACGAGTACGTGCGTGGCGTGTGCGAGGCCCTGATTCCCCAGGCGGCGCGAGCTGGCCTGGCGAGCGCCGTGGACGTGTTCTGCGAGCGGGAGGCCTTCACGGTGGAGGAAACGCGCCGCATCTTCGAAGCGGCCAGGACGCACGGCCTGCGCACCAAACTTCACGCGGACCAGTTCCACGCGATCGGCGGCACGGAACTCGCCTGCGAACTCGGCGCGCTCAGCGTGGACCACCTGGAAGCGAGCGGTGACGCGCAGGTCGCGGCGCTCGCAAATGCCGCCACAGTCGCCACGGTCCTGCCGGGCGTGACGCTGCACCTCGGCCTGCCCGCCGCGCCCGCGCGCCCACTCATCGAGGCGGGCGCGTGCGTGGCGGTCGGCACGGACCTGAACCCCGGCTCGTCGCCCACCTTCAGCGCGCAACTCGCCCTCGCGCTCGGCGTGCGCCTCAACGGCCTCACGCCCGCCGAGGCCCTCACGGCCTGCACCGTGAACGCTGCCGCCGCGCTCGGCCTCACCGACCGGGGCGCCCTGGCGCCCGGGCAGCGCGCGGACTTCCTGACCCTCCACTCCCGCGACTGGCGTGACCTCGCGTACACGCTCGGCGCGAACCCCGTCCGCGACGTGTTCGTCGCGGGACAACCCTGGAAGGACAACGCATGA